The following coding sequences are from one Microbacterium sp. SSM24 window:
- a CDS encoding KTSC domain-containing protein has protein sequence MKRRPLASGAIASAGYDPALAVLELEFTSGEVYQYYAVPPSVHRALLQAESAGRFFRDSIRDVYPVDHRRPT, from the coding sequence ATGAAACGGCGGCCCCTCGCATCCGGCGCGATCGCGTCGGCCGGGTACGACCCCGCGCTGGCGGTGCTCGAGCTGGAGTTCACCTCAGGCGAGGTCTATCAGTACTACGCCGTCCCGCCCTCGGTGCACCGAGCCCTGCTCCAGGCCGAGAGCGCGGGCCGCTTCTTCCGCGACAGCATCCGCGACGTCTACCCCGTCGACCACCGCCGACCCACGTAG
- a CDS encoding APC family permease — protein MWAIVGLGLGYMTPTVVFDTFGLVARDTDNVVPMAYLVALIVMVFTAISYGKMSGAIPSAGSAYTYVRESVHPNAGFMVGWTSLLDYMLLPMVNCLIIRSYLEAIFPDIPGWIWVVAYCTLVTAVIYLTMRGTSNMNMVLLVIAIAVMIVFVVMVIAQLVQGEGAGTVASTAPFFHDGVTMAAVLTGATIVCFSFIGFDAVTMYVEEAKHPRVVPRAILMTVLIGGGIFLVTSYFTQLRFPDWNVFAPGGDMQFVEDSTLPIIGQLVGGDVLMAVLTAAGFAATLASGLASHASVSRMLLVMGRNNVLPQRFFGYINPKTHTPTFNIVLTGAICLLAAAFTLEMIAAFINFGALIAFTFVNISVIAWFAIRKGMRRTPKEIFTYIVMPGIGMVLTGILWANLHVDALVGGLIWAAIGLLYLAVITRGFRRRVVAFDENQPVTGFNKVIPGDDSLDEVIAEDDSQITPLNEKD, from the coding sequence CTGTGGGCCATCGTCGGCCTGGGCCTCGGATATATGACGCCGACCGTCGTGTTCGACACCTTCGGACTCGTCGCGCGAGACACGGACAACGTCGTCCCGATGGCATACCTCGTCGCGCTCATCGTTATGGTCTTCACTGCGATCAGCTACGGCAAGATGTCGGGGGCCATTCCCAGCGCCGGGTCGGCCTATACCTACGTGCGAGAGTCCGTGCATCCGAATGCCGGCTTCATGGTGGGCTGGACGTCGCTGCTCGATTACATGCTGCTGCCGATGGTGAACTGCCTCATCATCCGCAGCTACCTCGAGGCGATCTTCCCCGATATCCCCGGTTGGATCTGGGTGGTGGCGTACTGCACGTTGGTGACGGCGGTGATCTACCTCACGATGCGCGGCACGTCGAACATGAACATGGTCCTGCTCGTCATCGCGATCGCCGTCATGATCGTCTTCGTCGTCATGGTCATCGCGCAGCTCGTCCAGGGCGAGGGGGCAGGAACCGTTGCATCAACTGCGCCCTTCTTCCACGACGGCGTCACGATGGCCGCCGTGCTCACGGGCGCGACCATCGTGTGCTTCTCGTTCATCGGATTCGACGCTGTCACGATGTATGTCGAGGAAGCGAAGCATCCGAGGGTCGTCCCCCGGGCGATCCTCATGACTGTGCTCATCGGAGGCGGGATCTTCCTCGTCACGTCCTACTTCACGCAACTGCGGTTCCCCGATTGGAACGTGTTCGCGCCCGGGGGCGATATGCAGTTCGTCGAGGACAGCACGCTTCCGATCATCGGCCAGCTCGTCGGCGGCGACGTGCTCATGGCTGTGCTGACGGCGGCGGGCTTCGCCGCGACCCTCGCATCCGGACTCGCGTCGCACGCCTCGGTCTCACGCATGCTGCTCGTGATGGGACGAAACAACGTGTTGCCGCAGCGGTTCTTCGGCTACATCAACCCGAAGACCCACACGCCGACGTTCAACATCGTTCTGACGGGCGCGATCTGTCTTCTCGCCGCGGCGTTCACCCTCGAGATGATCGCGGCGTTCATCAACTTCGGGGCGCTCATCGCCTTCACGTTCGTCAACATCTCCGTGATCGCGTGGTTCGCCATCCGCAAGGGCATGAGGCGCACGCCGAAGGAGATCTTCACCTACATCGTGATGCCCGGCATCGGCATGGTCCTCACGGGCATCCTGTGGGCGAACCTCCACGTCGACGCGCTCGTCGGCGGCCTCATCTGGGCAGCGATCGGGCTCCTCTATCTGGCTGTCATCACCAGGGGATTCCGCCGGCGGGTCGTCGCGTTCGACGAGAACCAGCCTGTAACGGGCTTCAACAAGGTCATCCCCGGCGACGACTCGCTCGACGAGGTCATCGCGGAGGACGACAGCCAGATCACGCCTCTGAACGAGAAGGACTGA